From one Microbacter margulisiae genomic stretch:
- a CDS encoding phosphoribosylanthranilate isomerase, with translation MKSTLKIKICGMKHPENIFSVAALKPDFMGFIFYSKSSRFIGKLDPEYIANLPASVCPVGVFVDEDQETVLTMALKYHLKAVQLHGNESPVMCHFLQDKGLQVIKALSIAKKNDIQTAKAYDTHCNYLLFDSKTPLYGGSGLQYDWHILHEYDGATPFFLSGGIGLDDILRIQSFRHPELYGIDVNSRFEIFPGLKNIDALTVFMNELNF, from the coding sequence ATGAAGAGTACTTTAAAAATAAAAATTTGTGGGATGAAGCACCCTGAAAATATTTTTTCTGTTGCTGCCTTAAAGCCTGACTTTATGGGTTTTATATTTTATTCAAAATCCTCTCGTTTTATAGGAAAACTTGATCCGGAATATATTGCAAATCTTCCGGCGTCTGTTTGTCCTGTAGGTGTCTTTGTCGATGAAGATCAGGAAACTGTACTTACAATGGCATTAAAATATCATCTAAAGGCGGTACAATTACATGGTAATGAGTCGCCGGTAATGTGTCATTTTTTGCAGGATAAAGGACTGCAAGTTATAAAGGCATTAAGCATTGCTAAAAAGAATGATATACAAACGGCTAAGGCTTATGATACTCATTGCAATTATCTGCTTTTCGATTCAAAGACACCTCTTTATGGTGGATCGGGACTTCAATATGATTGGCATATTCTGCATGAATATGATGGGGCAACGCCTTTCTTTTTAAGTGGTGGTATAGGCCTGGATGATATACTTCGCATACAGTCTTTTAGACATCCGGAATTATATGGCATTGATGTTAATAGCCGGTTTGAAATATTTCCTGGTTTGAAAAATATAGATGCATTAACTGTTTTTATGAATGAACTTAACTTTTGA
- a CDS encoding anthranilate synthase component II — MKSNLLIFDNYDSFTYNLVHAVRKLGYNQVEVIRNDQIAVEEVEHFDKIILSPGPGIPSEAGILLPLIQRYAPTKSILGVCLGHQAIAESFGATLENTEEVYHGISSPVHVIESDPLFTNIPNTFEAGRYHSWIVSNQALPKCLRVTAVSDEGIIMALRHKEYDVWGVQFHPESVLTPMGEQIILNWLKL, encoded by the coding sequence ATGAAATCCAATCTATTAATCTTCGATAACTACGATTCTTTTACCTATAATTTGGTACATGCTGTTCGCAAATTGGGATATAATCAGGTAGAAGTGATTCGTAATGATCAGATTGCTGTGGAAGAAGTTGAGCATTTTGATAAAATAATTCTTTCACCTGGGCCTGGCATTCCTTCTGAAGCAGGCATTTTGTTGCCTTTGATCCAGCGTTATGCCCCTACGAAAAGTATACTGGGAGTCTGTCTTGGACATCAGGCTATTGCAGAAAGCTTTGGCGCTACGCTTGAAAATACGGAAGAAGTATATCATGGCATCAGTAGCCCTGTGCATGTGATCGAGAGTGATCCATTGTTTACTAATATTCCGAATACTTTCGAAGCTGGTCGCTATCATTCCTGGATTGTCAGTAACCAGGCATTACCTAAATGTTTGCGTGTAACGGCTGTTTCCGATGAAGGCATTATCATGGCATTACGCCATAAAGAGTATGATGTCTGGGGTGTGCAATTTCATCCTGAGTCCGTATTAACTCCAATGGGGGAACAAATTATCCTAAACTGGCTGAAATTATAA
- a CDS encoding anthranilate synthase component I family protein, protein MKTKLRTISKKLLADLHTPVSIYLKIRDIYPESVLLESSDYHGSDNSYSFIGLQAAAKFIASDDTVTEQYPNGEILNYAINSYNSLPEQLQRFTNSFEIVDNKNELPFNGFFGYTAYDAVRYFEKVPIQPQKSSTQVPDMYYILYKYILVIDHFKNELFIVENLFNAEQSRMDEVISHLENRNYASYNFAPKGEELCNMSDEHYKETVKQGIQHCKRGDTFQIVISRRFGQPFTGDDFKVYRALRSINPSPYLFYFDFGSFRIFGSSPETHVQVKKGKAYIDPIAGTFRRTGDDEKDLQLAEALLKDPKENAEHVMLVDLARNDLSRNASDVQLDIYKEVQFYSHVIHLVSRVSGKLFPDVHPVRLFADTFPAGTLSGAPKVRAMQLINEIEPDTRGIYGGCIGYIGLNGDINQAITIRTFLSIKNTLYYQAGAGIVAKSDPESELQEVNNKLGALKKAIDLAATLKN, encoded by the coding sequence ATGAAAACAAAACTTAGAACGATATCAAAAAAACTATTGGCAGATTTGCATACGCCGGTTTCCATTTATCTAAAGATTCGCGACATTTACCCGGAATCGGTGTTGCTTGAAAGTTCCGATTATCACGGAAGTGACAACAGTTACTCTTTTATTGGGTTGCAGGCTGCCGCTAAATTTATTGCTTCGGACGATACGGTGACCGAGCAATATCCTAATGGAGAAATATTGAACTATGCGATTAATAGTTATAACTCGCTTCCGGAACAATTACAGCGTTTTACCAATTCGTTTGAAATCGTTGATAATAAAAATGAATTGCCATTCAACGGATTCTTTGGATATACTGCTTACGATGCCGTACGATATTTTGAAAAAGTACCCATTCAACCCCAGAAGAGTTCAACGCAGGTGCCTGATATGTATTACATTCTTTATAAATACATTCTGGTCATCGACCATTTCAAAAACGAATTGTTTATTGTCGAAAACCTGTTTAACGCCGAACAAAGCCGGATGGACGAGGTTATTTCACATTTGGAAAACCGGAACTATGCTTCGTATAATTTTGCACCGAAAGGAGAAGAATTATGCAATATGTCCGATGAGCATTATAAGGAGACAGTGAAGCAAGGTATCCAACATTGCAAACGTGGAGATACGTTCCAGATCGTGATCTCACGCCGCTTCGGACAGCCTTTTACCGGAGATGATTTTAAGGTTTACAGGGCTTTACGCTCTATCAATCCGTCACCTTATCTTTTTTATTTTGATTTTGGTTCGTTCCGTATTTTTGGTTCTTCTCCCGAAACACATGTTCAGGTGAAAAAAGGCAAAGCATATATTGATCCTATTGCCGGCACTTTTCGCCGTACCGGTGATGATGAAAAAGACCTTCAATTGGCCGAAGCGTTACTAAAAGATCCGAAAGAAAATGCCGAACATGTGATGTTAGTCGATTTGGCTCGAAATGATTTGAGCCGTAATGCATCTGATGTACAACTTGATATTTATAAAGAAGTGCAGTTTTATTCTCATGTTATTCATCTGGTATCAAGGGTGAGCGGTAAGTTATTCCCTGATGTTCATCCGGTGCGTTTGTTTGCCGATACATTCCCTGCCGGAACGCTTTCAGGCGCTCCCAAAGTGCGTGCCATGCAACTTATCAATGAGATTGAACCCGATACAAGAGGCATTTATGGAGGGTGCATCGGTTATATCGGGCTAAACGGTGATATAAATCAGGCTATTACTATCCGTACGTTCTTAAGTATAAAAAATACGCTTTATTATCAGGCAGGAGCAGGTATTGTGGCAAAATCAGATCCTGAGAGTGAGCTTCAGGAAGTTAATAACAAATTAGGGGCATTGAAGAAAGCTATTGATTTAGCAGCAACGCTCAAAAATTAA
- the trpC gene encoding indole-3-glycerol phosphate synthase TrpC: protein MNILDTIIARKKIEVAEQKNAGLLSAIQQQTHPLYSLKDALRSSSTGIIAEFKRKSPSKGWIFPDADVSTIPAGYASEGATGLSILTDEYFFGGSLNDLQQARALVKLPVLRKDFIIDPYQIQIAKAAGADVVLLIAAALSISECKMLASEAHALGLEVLLEIHEKSEFDYIHSNVDIVGVNNRNLKTFVTDVETSFRLGAAIPEEYIKISESGISDPHTVKELRQAGFRGFLMGETFMKEVNPDLALARFIHSLK from the coding sequence ATGAATATTCTTGATACCATTATTGCACGAAAGAAAATTGAAGTAGCGGAACAGAAAAACGCAGGATTATTATCTGCCATCCAACAACAAACTCATCCGTTATACTCTTTGAAAGATGCTTTGCGTTCCTCGTCTACGGGAATTATTGCAGAGTTTAAACGTAAATCGCCTTCAAAGGGGTGGATTTTCCCTGATGCTGATGTGTCAACAATTCCCGCAGGATATGCAAGCGAAGGTGCGACTGGACTTTCTATTTTGACGGACGAATATTTTTTTGGAGGTTCCCTCAATGATTTGCAGCAGGCAAGAGCTTTAGTTAAACTCCCTGTGTTACGTAAGGATTTTATAATCGATCCGTATCAAATTCAAATAGCAAAAGCTGCTGGAGCTGATGTTGTTTTGTTGATTGCAGCGGCTTTGTCTATCAGTGAATGTAAGATGTTAGCCAGCGAAGCTCATGCATTAGGACTGGAAGTGTTGCTCGAAATTCACGAAAAATCTGAATTCGACTATATTCATTCCAATGTTGATATTGTGGGTGTTAATAACCGGAATCTGAAAACTTTTGTGACGGATGTAGAAACTTCTTTTCGCTTAGGCGCTGCTATACCTGAAGAGTATATCAAAATTTCCGAAAGCGGCATTAGCGATCCACATACGGTTAAGGAGCTTCGCCAGGCTGGATTTCGGGGCTTTTTGATGGGAGAAACGTTTATGAAAGAGGTTAATCCTGATCTGGCTTTGGCCCGCTTCATTCATTCTTTAAAATAA
- a CDS encoding tryptophan synthase subunit alpha, which produces MNRLHNLFQQKNARILSVYFTAGFPQLNDTREILRQLQAHHVDMVEIGIPFSDPMADGVV; this is translated from the coding sequence ATGAATCGCCTTCACAATCTTTTTCAGCAAAAAAATGCAAGGATTCTTTCTGTGTATTTTACAGCAGGGTTTCCTCAGTTAAATGACACTCGCGAAATTTTACGGCAGCTTCAGGCTCATCATGTAGATATGGTTGAAATAGGAATCCCCTTTTCTGATCCTATGGCTGATGGTGTAGT
- the trpD gene encoding anthranilate phosphoribosyltransferase produces MKELLYRLFEHQYLDREEARMVLTNMAEGRYNDAQIAAFVTVYLMRSITVDELIGFREALLQMRVPVSLSEYNPIDIVGTGGDNHNTFNISTLSCFVVAGAGYKVAKHGNYGATSVSGASNVMEQHGVKFTRDNDLLRRSIEETNMAYLHAPFFNLALKTVAPVRKALQVRSFFNVLGPLVNPIQPKRNMLGVFNLKMARLYYYMYQQENVDFSIVHSLDGYDEISLTSDFKVIDKNGEKMYTPELLHFERVSQAALDGGKTPEDAARIFDNVLQNKATLAQKNVVVINAAFAIRTINPELSLEECIDQAKNSIESGAALNTLKKFIALNS; encoded by the coding sequence ATGAAAGAACTTTTATATCGATTATTCGAACATCAATATCTTGATCGGGAAGAGGCCCGGATGGTTTTGACCAATATGGCCGAAGGAAGATACAACGATGCTCAGATTGCCGCTTTTGTGACGGTATATCTTATGCGAAGCATCACTGTGGATGAGTTGATAGGATTTCGCGAAGCTTTGCTTCAGATGCGTGTTCCCGTGTCGTTAAGTGAATATAATCCTATAGATATCGTTGGCACTGGCGGTGACAACCACAACACATTTAATATTTCAACACTAAGTTGTTTTGTGGTTGCCGGAGCGGGATACAAGGTAGCCAAGCATGGCAATTATGGAGCAACCTCCGTGAGTGGTGCTTCAAATGTGATGGAGCAGCATGGAGTGAAGTTTACCCGCGACAACGATCTTTTACGCCGTTCCATTGAAGAGACGAATATGGCATATTTGCATGCACCATTCTTTAATCTGGCGCTTAAAACTGTTGCTCCTGTGCGAAAAGCGTTGCAGGTACGTAGCTTCTTCAATGTCTTGGGCCCTTTGGTGAATCCTATCCAACCAAAGCGTAATATGCTGGGGGTTTTTAATCTGAAAATGGCTCGTTTGTACTACTATATGTATCAGCAGGAAAATGTTGATTTTTCCATCGTGCATAGCCTGGATGGTTATGATGAGATTTCACTTACGAGTGATTTTAAGGTAATTGATAAAAATGGAGAGAAGATGTATACTCCTGAATTATTACATTTTGAACGTGTTTCTCAAGCTGCTTTGGACGGAGGGAAAACTCCTGAAGATGCAGCCAGGATATTCGATAATGTGTTGCAGAACAAGGCAACTCTTGCACAAAAAAATGTGGTTGTCATTAATGCTGCTTTTGCCATTCGGACAATTAATCCTGAGTTGTCTTTGGAAGAATGCATTGATCAGGCAAAAAACTCTATAGAAAGTGGTGCCGCATTAAACACGTTGAAAAAATTTATAGCGTTGAATAGTTAA
- the trpB gene encoding tryptophan synthase subunit beta, with the protein MNYQVNENGYYGQFGGAYIPEILYANIEELKNNYLSIINDPAFQKEYADLLRDYVGRPSPLFLAQRLSEKYRTTIYLKREDLNHTGAHKINNSIGQVLLARRMGKTRIIAETGAGQHGVATATVCALLNMPCFVYMGATDVERQHLNVQKMEMLGATVVPVHSGNKTLKDATNEAIRDWCSHPVDTHYVIGSTIGPHPYPDLVARFQSIISQEMMQQLEEKTGRNYPDYVVACVGGGSNAAGAFYHYLDNEKVRFIAAEAAGKGVDTPYSAATIHLGKEGIIHGCRTLIMQSEDGQIEEPYSISAGLDYPGIGPLHAYLAKVHRSQVLAITDDEAMEAAFELTRMEGIIPALESAHALAVLNKISFKPDDVVVVNLSGRGDKDMETYVKAMNDKKA; encoded by the coding sequence ATGAACTATCAAGTAAATGAAAATGGTTACTACGGCCAATTTGGAGGAGCATACATTCCGGAGATTTTGTATGCTAATATAGAGGAACTGAAAAATAATTACCTCTCTATTATCAATGATCCGGCGTTTCAGAAAGAATATGCCGATCTTTTGCGTGATTATGTGGGACGTCCCTCGCCGCTCTTTTTGGCGCAACGCCTTTCGGAAAAGTACAGGACTACTATTTATTTGAAACGCGAAGACCTGAACCACACGGGAGCGCATAAAATCAATAACTCCATAGGACAGGTGCTTTTGGCACGCCGGATGGGGAAGACCCGTATCATTGCGGAAACCGGAGCCGGTCAGCACGGAGTTGCTACAGCCACAGTCTGCGCCTTACTCAATATGCCGTGTTTTGTCTATATGGGTGCGACTGATGTGGAGCGACAACATCTGAATGTTCAAAAAATGGAGATGCTTGGGGCAACGGTGGTTCCGGTGCATAGTGGAAACAAAACGCTTAAGGACGCTACGAATGAAGCTATCCGCGACTGGTGTAGTCATCCGGTGGATACCCACTATGTTATAGGATCGACAATAGGGCCGCATCCTTATCCGGATCTGGTTGCCCGTTTTCAATCGATTATCAGTCAAGAAATGATGCAACAGCTTGAAGAAAAAACGGGGCGCAACTATCCGGACTATGTCGTTGCGTGTGTAGGCGGAGGAAGTAATGCAGCAGGAGCTTTCTATCATTATCTGGATAACGAGAAAGTGCGCTTTATAGCCGCTGAAGCCGCGGGAAAAGGCGTTGATACCCCTTATTCAGCTGCGACCATTCACTTAGGCAAAGAAGGCATTATTCACGGTTGCCGCACGTTGATCATGCAGAGTGAAGATGGGCAAATTGAAGAACCTTACTCCATCTCGGCAGGACTGGATTATCCAGGTATAGGACCTTTGCATGCCTATCTGGCAAAGGTTCATCGCTCGCAGGTATTGGCCATTACGGATGACGAAGCCATGGAAGCCGCTTTTGAACTGACCCGTATGGAAGGAATTATCCCAGCCCTGGAATCGGCACATGCATTAGCTGTTCTCAACAAAATCTCCTTTAAACCTGACGATGTTGTTGTTGTAAATTTGTCGGGGAGAGGGGATAAAGATATGGAGACTTATGTAAAAGCGATGAACGATAAAAAAGCTTAG